In one Stenotrophomonas maltophilia genomic region, the following are encoded:
- a CDS encoding carbohydrate porin, with the protein MPRSSRRLLLAALLLTLPSLAAAADRGEVVSPKLSYTGEAAATLDGGKNSGTAYAGQLMFGADVNLEAAFGWQGATIKAYGINRHGTNLAASSTGNSTSVQEIYGGQGTRLANLTLEQKLLDDRLVLEAGRSVANIHFLGSELCQYFQGNSACGNPTYVFRTSNFTWWPVSSWMADATTWLTPDVYLRVGAYQVDPSQAEDGQHGLKWSTHQATGWIVPYTIGWRSPASARLRARYELGGWQDNSTYRDPLRDINGMPAVLSGQDYANRHGRSGAFARFEQQLTGDGSDRGLTVFGAVLKGTSGQLIEDHFLQAGLVQKGTFARRPQDSIAFVVTQQKYSGIALENLRLARAAAGGSGTPHGSQVMMELSYGIQLTPQLRIAPNLHYIVHPDQFNEPARQRDLPDALIAGLRIDWSL; encoded by the coding sequence ATGCCCCGCTCCTCCCGCCGCCTGCTGCTGGCCGCACTCCTGCTGACGCTGCCCTCGCTGGCCGCGGCCGCCGACCGGGGCGAGGTCGTTTCACCCAAGCTTTCCTACACCGGCGAAGCCGCGGCCACGCTCGACGGCGGCAAGAACAGCGGCACCGCCTACGCCGGCCAGCTGATGTTCGGCGCGGACGTGAACCTGGAGGCCGCGTTCGGGTGGCAGGGGGCAACGATCAAGGCCTACGGCATCAACCGCCATGGCACCAATCTGGCTGCCAGCAGCACCGGCAACAGCACCTCGGTGCAGGAAATCTACGGTGGCCAGGGGACGCGTCTGGCCAATCTGACCCTCGAACAGAAACTGCTCGACGACCGCCTGGTGCTCGAAGCCGGACGCAGCGTCGCCAACATCCACTTCCTCGGCTCCGAACTGTGCCAGTACTTCCAGGGCAATTCGGCCTGCGGCAACCCGACCTACGTGTTCCGCACCAGCAACTTCACCTGGTGGCCGGTGTCGAGCTGGATGGCCGATGCCACCACCTGGTTGACGCCGGATGTCTATCTGCGCGTCGGCGCCTACCAGGTCGATCCGAGTCAGGCCGAAGACGGCCAGCATGGCCTGAAATGGAGCACGCACCAGGCCACCGGCTGGATCGTGCCGTACACGATCGGCTGGCGCAGCCCGGCTTCGGCGCGGTTGCGGGCCCGGTATGAACTGGGTGGCTGGCAGGACAACTCGACCTATCGTGATCCGTTGCGCGACATCAACGGAATGCCCGCCGTGCTCAGTGGCCAGGACTACGCGAACCGCCACGGCCGCTCCGGTGCATTTGCCCGTTTCGAGCAGCAGCTGACCGGTGATGGCAGCGATCGCGGCCTGACGGTCTTCGGCGCTGTGCTCAAGGGCACCTCCGGCCAGTTGATCGAGGATCACTTTCTGCAGGCTGGCCTGGTGCAGAAAGGCACCTTCGCCCGCCGTCCACAGGACAGCATCGCCTTCGTTGTGACCCAGCAGAAGTACAGCGGCATCGCCCTGGAGAACCTGCGCCTGGCGCGTGCCGCAGCCGGTGGCAGCGGCACCCCGCATGGGAGCCAGGTGATGATGGAGCTGAGCTACGGCATCCAGCTCACCCCACAGCTGCGGATTGCGCCGAACCTGCACTACATCGTGCATCCTGACCAGTTCAACGAACCTGCGCGCCAGCGTGACCTGCCGGATGCGCTGATTGCAGGCCTGCGCATCGATTGGAGCCTGTGA
- a CDS encoding aldose epimerase, whose translation MVHERRLPVDDALAPLPAGELHWLQAGDLEVALAAGAGGRLAQMRYQGVDWLVDAEEGGAATIAWGCYPMVPWAGRIRRGQFSFDGAPHALPVNFGGHAIHGVGFSRPWQIDSLDATSATLTLDLPRDRYWPFGGVARQVIRLQAHCLQLHLSVQAAQQAMPAVLGWHPWFRKPDRLLFKPRAMYPRDEEGIAVLPCVPPTPGPWDDCFITDRDRDIALVRGGQRLRLRSDGDHWVVYDGAPHATCVEPQSGPPDGFTLAPRRLQPGQQLAQTFELVWEQDVP comes from the coding sequence ATGGTGCATGAGCGCAGGCTGCCGGTGGACGACGCGCTCGCCCCGCTGCCGGCCGGTGAGCTGCACTGGCTTCAGGCAGGCGATCTCGAAGTGGCGCTGGCGGCCGGGGCAGGGGGGCGCCTGGCACAGATGCGCTACCAGGGCGTGGACTGGCTGGTGGATGCAGAGGAGGGTGGAGCGGCGACGATCGCCTGGGGCTGCTATCCGATGGTGCCGTGGGCTGGGCGCATCCGTCGTGGACAGTTCAGCTTCGATGGTGCACCCCATGCATTGCCGGTCAACTTCGGCGGGCACGCCATTCACGGGGTCGGCTTCTCCAGACCCTGGCAGATCGACAGCCTCGATGCGACGAGTGCTACGCTGACGCTTGATCTGCCGCGTGACAGGTACTGGCCCTTCGGTGGTGTTGCCCGACAGGTCATACGCCTGCAGGCACACTGCCTGCAGCTGCACCTCTCGGTGCAGGCTGCGCAGCAGGCCATGCCGGCAGTACTGGGCTGGCACCCGTGGTTCCGTAAGCCGGACCGGCTGCTGTTCAAGCCTCGCGCGATGTACCCGCGTGACGAGGAGGGTATTGCCGTTCTGCCGTGCGTGCCGCCCACGCCAGGTCCATGGGATGACTGTTTCATCACCGACCGTGATCGTGACATCGCGCTGGTGCGCGGCGGGCAGCGCCTGCGGCTGCGATCGGACGGCGACCACTGGGTTGTCTACGACGGTGCCCCCCACGCCACCTGCGTCGAACCGCAGAGCGGGCCACCTGATGGCTTCACGCTTGCGCCGCGCCGGCTGCAGCCCGGTCAGCAGCTGGCGCAGACGTTCGAGCTGGTCTGGGAGCAGGACGTCCCCTGA
- a CDS encoding PTS fructose transporter subunit IIC produces MHPFPVIIAAGARSIEAVLAAEALRRAARQRGLELVIEIRSEQGVTGALDAAHATATTLLLVGDGEADLTRFDTATVVRAGLGEVLDDPLAALASLETAVPKADAADPRKRIVAVTSCPTGIAHTFMAAEGLQQAGKALGHAIRVETQGSVGAQDALSDEEIAAADLVLIAADREVDLSRFAGKRLFKSGTKPAINDGQNLLRKALAEANVHAGASAPGRAPEKSKGTGPYKHLMTGVSFMLPFVTAGGLLIALAFALGGIYAFDDAHKGTLAWSLFQIGAKAGFTLMVPALAGYIAYSIADRPGIAPGMIGGLVAVNMDAGFIGGILAGFIAGYGVHWINRALRLPRSLEGLKPVLILPVLGTLLVGLLMMYVIGTPVAGLLAWLTEWLRGMQGSSAILLGLLLGGMMAVDMGGPVNKASYAFSTALISSQVYTPMAATMIGGMTPPLGIALATWLFSNRFTAEERGTAGAAGVLGLSFVTEGAIPYAARDPLRTIPALILGSAVAGAISMAAGVELKVPHGGVFVLPIPNAVTHLGVYLLALLAGVTVTALALRLLKKPVTAAA; encoded by the coding sequence ATGCACCCTTTCCCCGTCATCATCGCCGCTGGCGCGCGCAGCATCGAGGCCGTTCTCGCTGCCGAAGCGCTGCGCCGCGCCGCCCGCCAGCGTGGCCTCGAACTGGTGATCGAGATCCGCAGCGAACAGGGCGTGACCGGCGCACTTGATGCCGCACACGCCACCGCGACGACGCTCCTGCTGGTGGGCGACGGCGAGGCCGATCTGACCCGCTTCGACACTGCGACGGTGGTGCGCGCCGGCCTCGGCGAAGTGCTGGACGATCCACTCGCTGCATTGGCATCACTGGAAACTGCTGTGCCCAAGGCCGATGCGGCGGACCCTCGCAAGCGCATCGTCGCTGTCACCTCCTGCCCGACCGGCATCGCCCACACGTTCATGGCGGCCGAAGGTCTGCAGCAGGCCGGCAAGGCGCTTGGCCACGCAATCCGGGTCGAAACGCAGGGCTCGGTCGGTGCGCAGGATGCGTTGAGCGACGAGGAAATCGCTGCCGCCGACCTGGTGCTGATCGCCGCAGACCGTGAAGTGGATCTGTCACGCTTCGCCGGCAAGCGCCTGTTCAAGAGTGGCACCAAGCCCGCGATCAACGATGGCCAGAACCTGCTCCGCAAGGCGCTGGCCGAGGCCAATGTCCACGCCGGCGCGTCTGCCCCGGGCCGCGCACCCGAGAAGAGCAAGGGCACCGGCCCCTACAAGCACCTGATGACCGGCGTATCGTTCATGCTGCCGTTCGTGACCGCAGGTGGCCTGCTGATCGCGTTGGCATTCGCCCTCGGCGGCATCTATGCCTTCGACGATGCACACAAGGGCACGCTGGCCTGGTCCCTGTTCCAGATCGGCGCCAAGGCCGGCTTCACTTTGATGGTGCCGGCACTTGCCGGCTACATCGCCTATTCCATCGCCGACCGCCCCGGCATCGCGCCCGGCATGATCGGCGGGCTGGTCGCGGTCAACATGGACGCGGGCTTCATCGGCGGCATCCTGGCCGGCTTCATTGCCGGCTATGGCGTGCACTGGATCAACCGAGCGCTGCGCCTGCCGCGCAGCCTGGAGGGCCTCAAGCCGGTATTGATCCTGCCGGTGCTGGGCACCCTGCTGGTGGGCCTGCTGATGATGTACGTGATCGGCACGCCGGTCGCAGGGCTGCTGGCCTGGCTGACCGAATGGCTGCGGGGCATGCAGGGCAGCAGCGCGATCCTGCTCGGTCTGCTGCTGGGCGGAATGATGGCGGTGGACATGGGCGGCCCGGTCAACAAGGCTTCCTATGCGTTCTCCACTGCATTGATCTCCAGCCAGGTCTACACGCCGATGGCAGCGACGATGATCGGCGGCATGACGCCGCCATTGGGCATCGCATTGGCGACGTGGTTGTTCAGCAACCGCTTCACGGCCGAGGAACGCGGCACTGCCGGAGCCGCCGGCGTGCTCGGTCTCAGTTTCGTCACTGAAGGTGCGATCCCCTACGCCGCGCGCGATCCGCTGCGCACCATTCCGGCGCTGATCCTTGGCTCGGCCGTGGCCGGCGCGATCTCGATGGCCGCCGGTGTCGAACTGAAGGTCCCCCATGGTGGCGTGTTCGTGCTGCCGATCCCGAACGCGGTCACCCATCTGGGCGTCTACCTGCTGGCGCTGCTGGCCGGCGTCACCGTGACGGCGCTCGCGCTGCGTCTCCTCAAGAAGCCGGTCACCGCCGCGGCCTGA
- a CDS encoding glycoside hydrolase family 3 C-terminal domain-containing protein, with the protein MISTSSNGAVHRGTRHGRRVLYAALLCVATAASAAAPRPWLDASASFEQRAASLVAQMTLEEKAAQMQNAAPAIERLGVPAYDWWNEGLHGVARAGQATVFPQAIGLAATFDVPLMGEVATTISDEARAKHHQFLREGSHGRYQGLTFWSPNVNIFRDPRWGRGQETYGEDPYLTARMGVAFVRGLQGDDPVYRKLDATAKHLAVHSGPEADRHHFDARPSRRDLYATYLPAFEALVKEGDVDAVMGAYNRVYGESASASRFLLRDVLRRDWGFKGYVVSDCWAIVDIWKHHRIVATREAAAALAVRNGTELECGQEYATLPAAVRQGLITEAEIDDAVTRLFAARMRLGMFDPPERVRWARIPASVNQAPAHDTLALRAAQESLVLLKNEGVLPLSRDLKRIAVVGPTADDTMALLGNYFGTPAAPVTILQGIRDAAKGIDVRYARGVDLVEGRDDPSATPLIEPTFLRPSAASTERGLRGEYFRTADLSGTPALVRTDAQIGFRWDRGSPTDNLLARGEAAPGQGIPSDGFSIRWTGQLLPPVSGRYRLEVAGDDGFRLYLDGKRVLDHWVNSDRLHAEGIDVDLQAGRTYELKLEYYDDERDAGVRLGWRMPGAKAPFDEALDAARDADVVVFVGGLTGDVEGEEMTVNYPGFAGGDRTDLRLPAPQRTLLEALHATGKPVVMVLTGGSAMAVDWAQHHLPAILMSWYPGQRGGTAVGQALFGDVNPAGRLPVTFYKAGEALPAFDDYSMEGRTYRYFRGTPLYPFGHGLSYTRFDYAALRIDADRINADGRLGVHVDVTNTGTRSGDEVVQLYVRRQQAGSDEAVQELRGFQRVHLAAGERRTVTFSLEAPRDLRRYDEAGGAYAVPPGAYEVRVGASSADIRARAGFSVEAVHGKH; encoded by the coding sequence ATGATATCGACTTCGTCCAACGGCGCTGTCCACCGCGGCACGCGGCATGGCCGGCGGGTGCTTTACGCTGCGCTGCTGTGCGTGGCGACCGCCGCGTCGGCCGCTGCGCCGCGGCCATGGCTGGATGCTTCGGCCAGCTTCGAGCAGCGGGCCGCATCGCTGGTCGCCCAGATGACGCTGGAGGAGAAAGCCGCGCAGATGCAGAATGCCGCGCCGGCGATCGAGCGCCTCGGCGTGCCGGCCTACGACTGGTGGAACGAGGGGCTGCATGGCGTGGCGCGGGCAGGGCAGGCCACTGTCTTTCCACAGGCCATCGGCCTGGCGGCAACGTTCGACGTGCCGCTGATGGGCGAGGTGGCGACGACCATCAGCGACGAGGCCCGTGCGAAGCATCACCAGTTTCTCCGCGAGGGATCGCACGGGCGTTACCAGGGGCTCACGTTCTGGTCCCCGAACGTCAACATCTTCCGTGACCCGCGCTGGGGCCGTGGCCAGGAAACCTACGGCGAGGATCCTTACCTGACTGCCCGCATGGGCGTCGCCTTCGTACGTGGCCTGCAGGGCGATGACCCGGTGTACCGCAAGCTCGATGCCACGGCCAAGCATCTGGCCGTGCACAGCGGACCTGAAGCCGACCGTCACCACTTCGACGCGCGGCCCAGCCGGCGCGACCTGTACGCCACCTACCTGCCGGCGTTCGAGGCGCTGGTGAAGGAGGGCGATGTCGATGCGGTGATGGGCGCATACAACCGGGTGTACGGCGAGTCAGCCAGTGCCAGCCGGTTCCTGCTGCGCGACGTGCTGCGGCGTGACTGGGGCTTCAAGGGCTACGTCGTCTCGGACTGCTGGGCGATCGTCGATATCTGGAAACATCACCGGATCGTTGCCACCCGTGAAGCCGCCGCAGCGCTGGCGGTCAGGAATGGCACCGAGCTGGAGTGCGGACAGGAGTACGCCACGCTGCCCGCAGCCGTGCGCCAGGGCCTGATCACCGAAGCGGAGATCGACGACGCGGTGACACGCCTGTTCGCCGCACGGATGCGCCTGGGCATGTTCGATCCACCGGAGCGGGTGCGTTGGGCGCGGATTCCCGCCTCGGTCAACCAGGCGCCCGCGCACGACACCCTGGCGCTGAGGGCCGCCCAGGAATCGCTGGTCCTGCTGAAGAACGAGGGGGTACTGCCGTTGTCGCGTGACCTCAAGCGCATTGCCGTGGTCGGTCCCACGGCTGACGACACCATGGCGCTGCTCGGCAACTACTTCGGCACACCGGCCGCGCCGGTCACGATACTGCAGGGCATCCGCGATGCGGCGAAGGGTATCGACGTGCGCTACGCCCGTGGCGTGGACCTGGTCGAGGGGCGTGATGATCCCAGCGCGACGCCCCTGATCGAGCCGACCTTTCTGCGGCCGTCGGCGGCGTCGACCGAGCGTGGCCTGCGTGGCGAGTACTTCCGCACGGCCGACCTGTCGGGCACGCCGGCACTGGTCCGCACCGACGCGCAGATCGGCTTCCGCTGGGACCGCGGTTCGCCAACCGACAATCTGCTTGCCCGTGGTGAGGCGGCGCCGGGGCAGGGCATTCCGAGCGATGGTTTCAGCATCCGCTGGACCGGACAGCTGCTGCCGCCGGTATCCGGGCGCTATCGGCTGGAGGTGGCCGGCGACGACGGCTTCCGGCTGTATCTGGACGGCAAGCGCGTGCTGGACCACTGGGTGAACTCGGATCGTCTGCACGCCGAAGGTATCGACGTCGATCTGCAGGCGGGCCGCACCTACGAGCTGAAGCTGGAGTACTACGACGACGAGCGCGATGCGGGCGTGCGGCTGGGCTGGCGCATGCCGGGCGCCAAGGCACCCTTCGACGAAGCCCTTGATGCGGCCCGCGACGCCGATGTCGTGGTGTTTGTCGGCGGCCTGACCGGCGACGTCGAGGGCGAGGAGATGACCGTCAACTATCCGGGCTTCGCGGGCGGGGACCGGACCGATCTGCGGCTGCCGGCACCCCAGCGCACCCTGCTGGAGGCACTGCATGCCACCGGCAAGCCGGTGGTGATGGTGCTGACCGGCGGATCGGCAATGGCCGTTGACTGGGCCCAGCACCATCTGCCGGCGATCCTGATGAGCTGGTACCCGGGGCAGCGCGGCGGCACTGCCGTGGGCCAGGCGCTGTTCGGCGACGTCAACCCCGCGGGTCGCCTGCCGGTGACCTTCTACAAGGCCGGTGAAGCGCTGCCGGCGTTCGACGACTACAGCATGGAGGGCCGTACCTACCGGTACTTCCGCGGCACCCCCCTGTATCCGTTTGGCCACGGGCTCTCGTACACCCGCTTCGATTACGCAGCACTGCGCATTGATGCGGACAGGATCAATGCCGATGGCCGGCTGGGTGTGCACGTGGACGTGACCAACACCGGCACACGCAGCGGTGACGAGGTCGTGCAGCTCTATGTGCGCCGCCAGCAGGCCGGCAGCGACGAGGCCGTGCAGGAACTGCGTGGCTTCCAGCGTGTCCATCTCGCCGCCGGCGAACGGCGCACCGTGACGTTCTCGCTTGAGGCACCGCGGGACCTGCGCCGTTATGACGAAGCGGGCGGTGCCTATGCGGTGCCACCCGGGGCCTACGAGGTGCGGGTCGGCGCCTCGAGTGCCGATATCCGCGCGCGGGCCGGGTTCTCGGTGGAGGCCGTGCATGGCAAGCACTGA
- a CDS encoding MFS transporter — protein MASTEHTLTVREKLGYSLGDLAANLIFQTLITYLAFFYTDVYRLPPATAATIIFVVGMLGAFVFTPLIGIAADRTSTRWGRFRPWILWTAIPFGVLSLLAFSTPELGERGKVIYALGTYALLVFVYAANNLPYSALSGVLTGSMAQRNSLSAYRFVAVMIAQFIIQVLLMPLVLILGDGDRVRGFEQVMTVFAIVGTVFFLITFATTRERIVPTREQTGGVLQDLSDLLHNRPWQVMLALTVLVFINLALKGGTYIYYFQYYMSDAALTGFLENSGFNGLISALNAGLGSAGFAGFSWPRDAATSAFSLFNACGIICMILGIGVSRRLADRFGKRDVFGGALFISTLFLLAFYLFPPTAVGVAFAAFMLHGFCYGITIPLLWAMIADVADYSEWKNHRRATAIIFSAMLCGLKIGLSVGGALVAGILAHYGYQAGMATQPEGVVEGIRLTVSVYCSLPFLLAVALLFAYEIDKRAEARIEQDLQLRRHSADASA, from the coding sequence ATGGCAAGCACTGAACACACCCTCACGGTGCGCGAGAAGCTGGGCTACAGCCTGGGCGATCTCGCGGCGAACCTGATCTTCCAGACCCTGATCACCTATCTGGCGTTCTTCTACACCGATGTCTACCGGCTGCCGCCGGCAACGGCGGCTACGATCATCTTCGTGGTCGGCATGCTCGGCGCGTTCGTTTTCACCCCGCTGATCGGCATCGCCGCAGACCGCACCTCGACGCGGTGGGGGCGGTTCCGTCCGTGGATCCTGTGGACGGCGATCCCGTTCGGCGTGCTGTCGCTGCTGGCGTTCAGCACGCCAGAACTGGGCGAGCGCGGCAAGGTCATCTATGCGCTGGGCACCTACGCTCTGCTGGTCTTCGTCTATGCAGCGAACAATCTGCCGTACTCCGCACTGAGTGGTGTGCTGACCGGCAGCATGGCACAGCGCAACAGCCTGTCGGCCTACCGTTTCGTGGCCGTGATGATCGCGCAGTTCATCATCCAGGTCCTGCTGATGCCGCTGGTGCTGATCCTGGGTGACGGTGACCGCGTGCGGGGCTTCGAACAGGTGATGACCGTGTTCGCCATCGTCGGGACGGTGTTCTTCCTGATCACCTTCGCCACCACGCGCGAGCGCATCGTTCCCACCCGCGAGCAGACCGGAGGCGTGCTGCAGGATCTGTCTGACCTGCTGCACAACCGGCCGTGGCAGGTGATGCTGGCCCTGACCGTCCTGGTGTTCATCAACCTGGCGCTGAAGGGTGGCACGTACATCTACTACTTCCAGTACTACATGAGCGACGCTGCGCTGACCGGCTTCCTGGAAAACTCAGGATTCAACGGCCTGATCAGCGCGCTGAACGCAGGTCTCGGTAGTGCTGGATTCGCCGGCTTCAGCTGGCCCAGGGACGCGGCAACCTCGGCCTTCAGCCTGTTCAATGCCTGCGGAATCATCTGCATGATCCTGGGCATCGGCGTGTCGCGACGGCTGGCAGACCGCTTCGGCAAGCGTGACGTCTTCGGCGGCGCACTGTTCATCTCAACCCTGTTCCTGCTGGCCTTCTACCTGTTTCCGCCGACGGCGGTCGGCGTGGCATTTGCTGCCTTCATGCTGCATGGATTCTGCTACGGCATCACCATCCCGCTGCTGTGGGCGATGATCGCCGACGTTGCCGACTACTCGGAATGGAAGAACCATCGCCGGGCCACCGCGATCATCTTCTCGGCGATGCTGTGCGGCCTGAAGATCGGCCTCAGCGTGGGAGGCGCCCTGGTCGCCGGCATTCTTGCCCACTACGGCTACCAGGCGGGCATGGCGACACAGCCCGAGGGCGTGGTCGAGGGCATCCGCCTGACCGTAAGCGTCTACTGCTCCCTTCCTTTCCTGCTCGCCGTGGCGCTGCTGTTCGCGTACGAAATCGACAAGCGCGCGGAAGCCCGCATCGAACAGGACCTCCAACTGCGTCGCCACTCGGCCGACGCATCCGCGTAA
- a CDS encoding glycoside hydrolase family 43 protein produces the protein MIDLSPGDDGRADDARLAQLTRHAISQPLVTHIYTADPSAHVFEGRLYIYPSHDIDGGQPFDDEGGHFGMQDYHVLRMDTPDGDAIDCGQALHLDDVPWAHKQMWAPDAACRDGRYYFYFPAKDAQGLFRIGVAVGERPEGPFIPRPEPMQGAYSIDPAVFEDEDGSHYLYFGGIWGGQLQHYRDNRYDAAHEEPTGSAPALGPRVGRLDAGMTELAEPTREVQILDEHGQPLRADDHARRFFEGPWVHKYQGRYYLSYSTGNTHLLCYAIGDSPYGPFTYAGVLLTPVVGWTTHHSICSFKGQWYLFYHDALMSGGVTHLRSAKCTPLHMEADGRIRTIDPYGA, from the coding sequence ATGATCGACCTCTCTCCAGGCGACGACGGCCGGGCCGACGACGCCCGCCTCGCGCAGCTCACCCGGCACGCCATCTCGCAGCCGCTGGTGACCCATATCTACACCGCCGATCCGTCGGCCCATGTCTTCGAGGGACGGCTCTACATCTATCCCTCGCACGACATCGACGGCGGCCAGCCGTTCGACGACGAGGGTGGGCACTTCGGCATGCAGGACTACCACGTACTGCGGATGGACACGCCCGACGGCGACGCCATCGATTGCGGCCAGGCGCTGCACCTCGACGATGTGCCGTGGGCGCACAAGCAGATGTGGGCGCCCGACGCCGCCTGCCGCGACGGGCGCTACTACTTCTATTTCCCGGCCAAGGATGCGCAGGGCCTGTTCCGCATCGGCGTGGCGGTCGGCGAACGGCCGGAGGGGCCGTTCATTCCCCGGCCCGAACCGATGCAGGGCGCGTACTCGATCGACCCGGCCGTATTCGAGGACGAGGACGGCAGCCACTATCTGTATTTCGGTGGGATCTGGGGCGGACAGCTGCAGCACTACCGGGACAATCGGTACGACGCCGCGCACGAAGAGCCGACAGGCAGCGCGCCCGCACTGGGGCCGAGGGTGGGCCGGCTCGATGCCGGCATGACCGAACTGGCCGAGCCCACGCGCGAGGTGCAGATCCTGGACGAGCACGGCCAGCCGCTGCGCGCGGACGATCATGCGCGCCGCTTCTTTGAAGGGCCGTGGGTGCACAAGTATCAGGGCCGGTACTACCTGTCCTATTCCACGGGCAACACGCATCTGCTGTGTTATGCGATCGGCGACAGCCCCTATGGCCCGTTCACCTATGCCGGCGTACTGCTGACGCCCGTGGTGGGCTGGACCACGCACCACTCCATCTGCAGCTTCAAGGGACAGTGGTATCTGTTCTACCACGATGCGCTGATGTCCGGCGGCGTCACGCATCTGCGCTCGGCCAAGTGCACGCCGCTGCACATGGAGGCCGATGGCCGCATCCGGACCATCGACCCCTATGGTGCATGA
- a CDS encoding glycoside hydrolase family 43 protein yields the protein MLAAMFALSAATAHAASPEAAPPVYFDWFEYRGHDTAFEAPLPAGHYRNPILAGFHADPSIVGANGKFYLVNSSFIYYPGIPVFESVDLVHWKQIGNVIDRPTQLDFDGLSVSRGIFAPTIEFHEGTFYVVTTATDSGGNFIATARDPAGPWSDPHWLPSIDGIDPSLFFDDDGKVYLINNDVPPGPARYDGHRAIWMQQIDLSAFKPVGPRRVLVDGGVDPSKNPIWIEGPHIYKREGWYYLSDAEGGTGPQHSQVVLRSRDVWGPYIPYPGNPILTQRELPDDRPLPITNAGHADLIEGPDGSWWAVFLASRNYQKRHYNTGRETYLLPVRWQDGWPQILPTDQAIPYVVKAPSWMQGQASQAPLTGNFVDRDTFDGPTLAAHWLRVRVPKQAWADLGDRPGMLAVHPLAENLDTLRNPAFLGRRQQHLRFEASTEMSRPAIGVAAGLAAFQSEAYWYFLGVRSVRGDRLSVFLEGRDGSGSTRTLASREVPASAVLRLKIAGDEADYAFSFDTGDGQGWQTLARGVDGTVLSTDRAGGFVGALLGPFARDERAGRSK from the coding sequence ATGCTGGCAGCGATGTTCGCGCTGTCGGCGGCGACCGCCCATGCCGCCTCGCCAGAGGCCGCGCCGCCGGTGTACTTCGACTGGTTCGAGTACCGCGGTCATGACACCGCGTTTGAGGCGCCGCTGCCGGCGGGCCACTACCGCAACCCGATCCTGGCCGGCTTCCACGCCGATCCGAGCATCGTGGGCGCGAACGGGAAGTTCTATCTGGTCAACTCCAGCTTCATCTACTACCCGGGCATTCCGGTGTTCGAGAGCGTCGACCTTGTCCACTGGAAGCAGATCGGCAACGTGATCGACCGTCCGACACAGCTGGATTTCGACGGTCTGAGCGTCTCCCGCGGCATCTTCGCGCCCACCATAGAGTTCCACGAGGGAACCTTCTACGTCGTCACCACCGCGACCGACAGTGGTGGCAATTTCATCGCCACCGCGCGGGATCCGGCGGGACCGTGGTCCGATCCGCACTGGTTGCCCAGCATCGATGGCATCGATCCGTCACTGTTCTTCGACGACGATGGCAAGGTCTATCTGATCAACAATGATGTGCCGCCTGGTCCGGCGCGCTACGACGGCCACCGCGCCATCTGGATGCAGCAGATCGATCTGTCGGCCTTCAAGCCGGTCGGCCCGCGCAGGGTGCTGGTCGATGGTGGCGTGGATCCGTCGAAGAACCCCATCTGGATCGAAGGGCCGCACATCTACAAGCGTGAGGGCTGGTACTACCTGTCCGACGCCGAAGGCGGCACAGGGCCGCAGCATTCGCAGGTGGTGCTGCGCAGCCGTGATGTATGGGGGCCGTACATCCCCTATCCGGGCAATCCCATCCTGACCCAGCGGGAGCTGCCGGACGACCGGCCGCTGCCGATCACCAATGCAGGGCACGCCGATCTGATCGAGGGTCCGGACGGCTCGTGGTGGGCAGTGTTCCTTGCCAGCCGCAATTACCAGAAGCGGCACTACAACACCGGGCGCGAAACCTATCTGCTGCCGGTTCGCTGGCAGGATGGCTGGCCGCAGATCCTGCCGACCGACCAGGCCATTCCCTATGTGGTCAAGGCACCGTCCTGGATGCAGGGGCAGGCGTCCCAGGCGCCGCTGACCGGCAACTTCGTCGACCGCGACACCTTTGATGGGCCGACGCTTGCCGCCCACTGGCTGCGCGTTCGGGTGCCCAAACAGGCCTGGGCCGACCTGGGTGACCGGCCGGGCATGCTGGCCGTGCACCCGCTTGCGGAGAATCTGGACACGCTGCGCAATCCGGCGTTCCTCGGTCGCCGCCAGCAGCATCTGCGCTTCGAGGCGAGTACCGAGATGTCCCGTCCGGCCATCGGCGTCGCGGCGGGCCTGGCTGCATTCCAGAGCGAGGCCTACTGGTACTTCCTTGGCGTCCGCAGCGTGCGCGGTGATCGTCTGTCGGTCTTCCTCGAGGGTCGCGACGGCAGCGGCAGCACGCGAACGCTGGCCAGCCGCGAGGTCCCCGCATCCGCGGTCCTGCGCCTGAAGATCGCCGGGGATGAGGCCGACTACGCGTTCTCGTTCGATACCGGTGACGGGCAGGGCTGGCAGACGCTGGCACGCGGTGTGGATGGCACGGTTCTGAGTACTGATCGCGCAGGCGGCTTCGTAGGCGCACTGCTGGGACCATTCGCGCGCGATGAGCGCGCCGGGAGGAGCAAATGA